GATCTGGGACTGCACGCCCACCCCGTCGAGCTCGCCGTGAAGGATGTCGATGATCTGCTCAAGGTAGTTCTCGCGCTCTTCGCGGCTTTCGGTAACCATACGGGAAACCTGTTTGAACTTGTTGGGTTCGAGGTAGTAGAACGCAAGGTCCTCAAGCTCCCACTTGATGGAGTTGATGCCGAGGCGGTGCGCGATCGGCGCGTATATCTCGAGCGTTTCACGCGATTTGAAGATGCGGCGGTCCTCTTTGAGCGCCGAAAGCGTGCGCATATTGTGCAGCCGGTCGGCGAGCTTGATGACGATGACGCGGATGTCTTTGTTCATCGCGACGAACATCTTGCGGATGGTCTGGGCCTGTTCGTCGGAGAGGCTCTCCACTTCGATGCGGGTGATCTTGGTAACCCCGTCCACGAGCTGGGCGATCTGGGGGTTGAACTCTTCGGCCACCTGCTCGCTTGTCACCTTGGTGTCTTCGACGGTATCGTGCAGAAGTGCAGCGCAGATGGACTCAACATCCATGCGCAAATCGGCGAGGATGATCGCCACCTCGACCGGATGCGCAATGAACGGCTCGCCGCTTTTGCGGCACTGCCCCGCATGAGCGTCGCGGGCGAACAGAAACGCTTTCTCGAGCAGCTCTTCGTCGGGCTCGTTCAGGTAGGCCGATGTCTGGCGCTTGAGCTCGGCGAAGCGCATCTCAGGCGTTTCGAGCCTCAGGCGCGAGGCCTTCGCTTCGGGCGCGAAGCTCTTCTCGGTCGCACGGGGTCGGCCGAGAAGCTCTTCCCCATCGCCCCCCGCATGAGCCCCCCTGGTCGCTTTCGCAGGCTTAGCGGGCTCGCCGATGAGCTCTTCTTTTCCTTTACGCGCTTTTTTTGCAGCGGATTTACCACCAGCTGCAGGCAGCGTGTTTTCTGCAGCATCATCCTCGGCATCGGGGATCGCATGCAAGGCGGCAGGTACGACGACATCCTTCGTCGCTGCTCGCCCCGAGCGGCGCTTTGCTTTGTGCTCGGACTGCTCCATGCGTCCTCCTTCCGTATATCGTCAGCACGCGTTGTCGGGCAGAATCGGTCCCGAGACGCGTCTGTGCAGTTTTTCCGTCGGGCTCTTTATAGCCCATTCGCGAAACGAATGGAATATCTCGCGCTCACCGAGCCCTTCTCGATAGCGTACGCTGTCGGTGAGTTCGACTTTGCTGTCGGTGTTGCGCACGCGAATCGAGCGCATCGATTCCCCCGAAACGAAGGCGGTATGCGTTTCGATGAGCCCGAGTTCCCGAAACACCGCCACTCCGCACGCGGCGGACGCAGCGCTTACCGGCATATGCTGGTTTTCGCTTGCAATCGTTGCAAGCTCGGCGTTGCTTGCGGTGAAGTACGCTTCGCTGCTCTCCTTCTGCATGCGCCTCAGTTCCCGGTACACCTGGGCGAGGCAATCGTGGTCGGGAGTCATATCGCGCAGTATCTGCTCGTTGATGGATGCATCGCCGCGTCCGAACAACAGATGGATGGCCGCAGCTGCGCCATCGCGTCCCGCACGACCGCTCATCTGGTTGAACTCGATTTCGTTAAACGGCATATGGTAGAGCACGACATGGCGGATATTGGGTATGTTCACGCCTTCGCCGAACGCGGAGGTGGCCACCAGCACCGCAAGAGCATCAGTCCTGAACAGCTCTTCGATACGTTTGCGGTCGGAGCGCGAAAGCCCTGCGTTGTAGAACCCGATAAGCGGCGCCATATGGGGTGCGAGCTTGCGCAGCACGCGGGCGAGCGCGACCGACTGCTCGCGCGAGTTCACGTAGATGACCGTCTTCTCGCCACCTGCGATGATGTTCGCAAGATAGCTTTCGCGGTTCTTGAGGTTGCGCTGGTCGTCGACATCGAGGTTAGTGCGCCGGGTGGCATCGAGCACGGTACGTTCGATGCCGAGCGTCGAGGTGATCGCATCGGCCACATCAGCGCTCGCCGTTGCGGTCAGCGCGAGCACCACCGGATCGCCGAGCTTGGCGATAAGCGCTCCCATCTGGGCGTAGGCGACGCGTTGGCCCGCCTTGGCAAGCCCGATGTGATGGGCCTCGTCCACCACGACGAACCCGATGCGGCGCGCTGCGGCGAACTCGTCGGCATGGTAGGCAAGAAATTCCGGGGTCGTAAGCACGATATCGCAGGTGCCGTCGGCGAGCGCCTGAAACGTCTGACGCCGTTCCTCCGGCGTATTTTCACCGGTGAGGACCGCCGAAGCGATGCCGAACGGCTCGAGTGCCTCGCTCAAGTGGAACGCCTGGTCGGCAATCAGGGCGCGCAGTGGGTACACGAATAGGCTCGCCGCGTTGTGCAGCAGCGCCTCGCAAGCGGCATGCACCTGGAAGGTGAGCGACTTTCCGCGCCCGGTTGCCATGACGGCAAGCGTCGACGCGCCGTCGGCAAGCGCATCGAGCACCTCCTGCTGCGACGCGTGCAACTGCCCTTCGCCGATGAGAGCCTCGACGACGGCCTTCTTGAGCGATGCGGGATCGTGCGCGGCCCGCTCTTTCCAGGCCGCGCGGTTTTTCTCGCGAGCCGCCTCGTACGCCTCGATGGCTTCGGCGCTTTCCCGACAATCGGAGCATATTTCGGCATCGCTCGTGGCGTACAGATCGCCCACAAAGCTTACGTTTTCGGGATTGAGGCACGCTTCGAGGCCTGCGCAGGCTTTGGCGGGCGCGATGGATTTGAGCATGGCCTTGACCGAGCGCCTTCCGCGCCATTCGTCGATCTGTACCTCGAACGCCGCGTTGACCACGCTGTCGCAATGCATGAGGCTTTCAAGATCGGAGCAATGGAACATGATGCCCGACACCGATTGCTTGCCATCCGAAAGCTGGCAGGAGAAGTGGTTCTTCTCAGAGCCGACCGCACGGCATCCGGTAAGCGTAACGTCGCGCGCGAGAAACCGCGGTACCGGGTTTTCCTGCCCGAAAGGCGCAAGCCGCTCAAGCGCTTCGACGTTTTCGAGCGTGAGTTCCGAAAGGTCAACGCACGCATCGATCTCGATGCGCGGGTGGAAGCTGTCGGGCGGAAGCTCGTCGAGCGAGGCGCACAAGCGCTCGGTGAATTCGGGGAGCTTGTCGGCCGGAAGCGTGACGCCCACGGCCGCTTCGTGTCCCCCGAAACGCGTCAGCAGATCGCCGAGGCCCTCAACGGCTTTGAACAGATTCACCTGCCCGACGCTGCGCCCCGATCCGCGCGCTTCGTCGCCGTCGACGGTAAACAGCAAAGCCGGCACACCGTAGGTGTTCACGAGCCTGCTCGCAACAATGCCCTTCACGCCTTCGTGCCACCCGTCGCCCGAGACAACAAGCGCGCGTTGGCCGTGGTAGAGCTCGGCGGCCTGCACCTTCGCTATTTCGGAGAGCTCCGCTTCGATGGTGCGCCTCGTATCGTTGATGGTTTCGAGTTCTTCGGCTTTCCTGCTCGCCTCTTCGAAATCGTCGAAAAGCAGAAGGTCGAGCGCGGCCTGGGCATCGCCCATTCGGCCTGCCGCATTCAGCCTCGGAATGATGGAGAAGCTCATATTGGTGGCGGTGAGCTCTTTGTCGGTCACGCCCGCCGTTGCCAGAAGCGCGGCGATGCACGGCCGGGGTTCTTTGTTCATGCGCGCAAGCCCATCGGCCACGAGCGCACGGTTTTCGGAGCGCATGGGCATGAGGTCGGCAACCGTGCCGAGCGTAGCGAGATCGGTGTATTCGCGCCACAGGTGCGGCTTGCCGAGGCGGCCGCCGAGCACCTGCACGAGTTTAAGCGCAACGCCCACGCCCGCCAAGATGGAACTCGGGCAATCCGTCTCGCATTTGGGATCGGCCACCGGCACGCCCTCGGGCACGAGATCGGCCGGTTCATGATGATCGGTGATGGCAAGGCCGACGCCGGCCGCTTTGACGATCTCGGCTTCGGCCTTCGAGGCGATGCCGCAATCGACCGTGACGATGAAATCGGGTTCAAGCTTTTGGATGCGCTCGAACGCACCGGCCGAAAGCCCGTAACCTTCTTCGAACCTCAGCGGGATGAACGGCGTCACGTGCGCTTCGAGATCGCGCAAACCGCGGGTGAGCGTAGCGGTTGCCGAGATACCGTCGAGGTCGAAATCGCCGAACACGACGATGTGCTTGCGCTCTTTGATGCACGCTTCGAGCGCGTCGGCGACGTCAGATAAGCCGGGGATGAGATACGGGTCGAGCCAATCGCGCTCAAGCGAAGGCGAAAGGAACTCCCGAGCGGCTTCGGGATCCCCGATACCGCGCGCAACAAGAGTGGCTGCCACGAAATGCGGCAAGCCGAGATCTTGCTGCAAGCGAGCAACGGCGGCAGGGTCTGCCGCCAGAATGTTGAACTGGGCTGACATGTAATCAATACCTCACGTGCGAGTCGTCTGCTTTCGCCTCGTATTGTCGCACAAACGCACGGCCATGTCATGGGAAAACGGCGAGCGCAATACGTACGGTTTCGAAAAATCACGGTACTTAAATCCCCAGATCAAAGCAAGCGCAACCTGAACGCGCGTAAAAAGGAGCGAAACGCAACACCAGATTGATGGAGGTTGCGGCCCCGCACCCGTATGGTATCGGTGTATCCGATGTTCTCGAAAGCCTACGGGCAATGCTTCGGATACAATACGTCCGAATACGAAAGGAATTACCGATGAGCTTTGCCGACAACCTTGTCTACCTCCGCCAGCATTACGGCGTTACGCAAGAGGCCCTCGCCGAACAGCTCGGCGTTTCCCGACAGACCGTTTCGAAGTGGGAAGCTAACATTAACTTCCCCGAAACCGATAAGCTGCTTATGCTGTGCGATCTCTACCACACGAACCTCGACGACCTCATGCGCGGAAGCGTGCAGATCGCCAACGTGCACGACACCGAGCTCTACGACGCGCATATGAACCGCCACAGCCTTGCAGTGGCAGCCATCCCCTCGCTCGTTTTAATCGGTGTCGGATTGCTTATCATGTTCGACGCAAGCGGGTTTCCGTCGAACCTCTCGACGGTTGTCCTGTTCATGTTCATCATAGCTGCCTCCATAATCGGCATCGTCACGGGACTCGGACACACGGAGTTCAAGCGCAAGCACGCCGGCATCGATCCGCACTACCCGGCAGACGTGCTCGATCGATTCGGCAGGCGCTTTACCGCTATGATCGCCATCGGCGTCGGCATCATCCTGCTCGACGTTATCGCGCTCATCGGTTTCTCGCCCGAAAACGTCGATATCGTCGATTTGGGCTTTATAACGTTTCACTTCGATCTGTTCATGGGGCCATTTCTCTTCGTCATGGCTGTTGCCGTAGGCGTGCTCGTGTACGCCGGCATGCAGAAAGAAAAGTACGATCGTTCCGAAATCACCTATATAGCGAAGGACGGCACCGTCAAGCCGAACGATCCTCGCACCAAAACGGCAACGGAGCTCAAGCGCGACCACATCCTGGGATGCATCTGCGGCGCCATCATGATACTTGCCGTAGTCGTGTTCCTCGTCTGGGGCTTCTTGCCGAGTGTCGGAGATTTCGCCTCGGGCGGCTTCGATAAGTTCGAGCTCAAAGAATACATCAGAGGCGGCTACGGCGGCTTCGCGGTAAGCTGGATCGCGTTTCCGGTCGGGGGTCTGCTGTGCGCCGTCGTATGCGTCATCGGAAGCGCGCTCTTCAAATCGAACGAAGAGCTGATCGCCGAAGCACGCAAGGAAAACCCGTGGGTGAAGATCGAAGACGACGCTTCGGTCTCGGATGCACCTGATCCTTCCCACCGAAACGCTCACTAGCTAAAGCACGGGATGCGAGCGAGACAACCCCGAAAGCCGCCGCTCAAAGGCGCGGGCGCGTTCCGCCGCCAAGTTTTGCGGTGAACGTCAGGGATTTCAGCGCTACGAAACCATGCCCGGGAGACGCTTCTTGCGAGAACAGTACACGCAAGCAAAAGACGTTCGTCGCGAACCTGCATCCAAACCTTCGGATCCCAATGCGCCGAAGCGATAGTGCGCATTGCATGAAATAAGCGGCCGCTCACAGGTTGGTGCTTTTTCGCACATAGTATACTGATACGGTTGTGCCACCAGCCAGGAGGAACCTGCACCATGACCCAGAATCGCTACATCGACACGCGCGGGCTCTGCGAGTCCCCCGTTCCCTTCACTGAAGCCGTCGTCAACGGACTGGCCGACGGAGGCGGGCTCTACGTGCCCGAGCACCTGCCGCATTTCACGCTTGATGAGATTCTCGAGCTTGCCGATCTTTCCTATGCTGAGCGCGCAGCGCGCATCTACCGGGCCTTCGATATCGACCTTCCCGCCGATTCGATACAGGCGCTCATGGGCGAAGCGTATGGCGAAAACTTCGACGACGAGGACATCTGCCCCATCACCTCGCTCGATGCGAACACGCACGTACTCGAGCTGTGGCACGGTCCCACAAGCGCGTTCAAAGACATGGCGCTCCAATGCTTGCCCCGCTTCTTCTCCGCAAGCGCCGAAGCGCTTCGGGAGCAGGGTGCGATCGACCACGATTTCCTCATTCTCGTAGCCACGTCCGGCGATACGGGCAAAGCGGCGCTCGAAGGGTTCAAAGACCAAGACGGCGTGCGCATCGGAGTCATGTACCCGCATGGCGGCGTAAGCGACATCCAATACAAGCAGATGGCCACCCAGGCGGGCCAAAACGTGCACGTGTGGGCCGTACGCGGCAATTTCGACGATTGCCAGAGCGCCGCGAAAGCCGTCTTCGGCGATGCGGCGTTCAACGACGAGCTCATGGCTACGCGCAAGATCGCTCTTTCGAGCGCAAACTCGATCAACTGGGGAAGGCTCTTGCCGCAGGTGGTTTACTATGTGTCGAGCTACGCCGTACTCGCAGGTTCAGGCAAGATCGAGCCCGGCGAGCACATCGATGTGTGCGTGCCCACCGGCAACTTCGGCAACATCCTCGCCGCGTGGTACGCCAAGCAGATCGGCACGCCGATCGACATGCTCTTGTGCGCAAGCAACGAGAACCGCGTGCTCGCCGACTTCATAAACACCGGAACCTACGACATCTCCGAACGTGAATTCGTGCTCACACCCTCGCCTTCGATGGACATTCTCGTGTCGTCGAACCTCGAACGGCAGCTGTTCGAACTTGCAGGGCGCGACGGCACGGCTATCCGCACCTGGATGGAAGACCTGCGCGAAAAGCGCTCCTTCCGCATCGATGAGAACACGTTTTCGAAGCTGCGCGCCGATTTTTCGGCCGATTCCATCGACAGCGCCGCCTGTTTCGCGGCAATCAAAGAGGTGTTCGAGCATCACAACTACCTGCTCGACCCCCATACGGCGGTTGCATACCAAGCCGCCCAGGGTTTGCGCGGCGAAAACCCCGTGCTCATCGCAAGCACCGCCCATTGGGCGAAATTCGGCGAGAACGTGTACCGGGCCCTTAACGACATCGAACCGGGCGGAGCGCTTCCCGCCGACATCGCGGCGCTTTCCGGATGCGAACTCAACGATTTGATTGCAACCGAGACAGGGTTGGACTACATTCCGGCAAACCTCGCGAATCTCGACGAGACGGAAATCAGGTTTACGGATATAATCGACAGTGCACCTGCAGACGTCGAGCAGGCTGTAGAAGAGTTTCTGGACCAGCGGTAGGCCGCCAACCACCGGCAACCGCCCAAGACCGATTGGCAGGTACGTAATGGCAGATCTGAGCGTTCTTAAGCCCGGCATTCGCCTGAGCATCGAAAACCCCGCTTCCGAGAGCGGTTCGGTGTTCGGTCGCGGCATCGCGAATCTGTGTTTGGGGGTTCGTGAAACCGGCTCGCTCAACGCGGCAGCCAAAGGCATGGGCATGGCGTACAGCAAAGCATGGCGCATCATCAAGGAAACGGAAGCTGCGCTTGGAGTGCAGCTGCTCGACCGCGACGGCGCTCACGGAAGCACTCTCACCGAAGCGGGCGACAAGATCCTCGATGCTTACATCGAGCTCGACTCCCGCATGAACGACATGGCCGAGAAAGCCTTGCAGGAGCTGCTGTAACCTTCTGCCTGACAGCCTAGTGCGTTTCCTACTGATCCCAAGCAGGTTTTCGTGCGCTCAGCCTTCCCGCTAAGGCGCTACGCGAGCGGTTCGCCTTTCAGCTTCCGATAGTAGTACACGGCGAGCTGCGTGCGGTTCTTCAATGCGAGTTTCTGAAGTATGGCGCTTACGTGGTTGCGCACCGTTCCTTCGCTCATGAACGCGCGCGCGGCGATTTCTTTATTGTCGAAGCCCTGAGCGATGAGCTCGACAATCTCGAATTCCCGCTCTGAAAGGCCCGCTGCCCGCGCGGCGTCCCAACCTGAAAGCCCACCGTCTGCTTCACCAGGTGCGCCGCTTTCGACATGGTTGTCGCGCATGAGAGAATCCACCCTGCCAACGATCTCCCCGCCGAGCACGCTCTGCCCCGCCGCAACCGAACGTATTGCGGGAGCGATGTTGGCGACCTCCTGCTTGATGAGATACCCCCGCACCCCCAAGCGCAGCGCCTCCACGATGTACTCGTCATCGGAAAACGTTGTCAGGAACACGATAAGCGCCTCGGGATGCGCGCCGAGAATGCGCCGTGCGCCGGCGAGTCCATCGCATCCGGGCATCTGGATATCCATAAGCAGCACGTCGGGAGCCATCTCATCGAACAGGCGCGCGGCTTCCTCACCGTCTGATCCGGTGGCGCACACCTCGATATCGCGCTCAGCCGATAGGATCGTAGCAAGCGACGAGCGCACGAATTCGTCGTCGTCCACGATGGCAACACGTATCGCCGCGTTCTCGGTACTCATGCGGTCTCCTTCGGTATCGTAACGAATATGCGGAATCCCCGCTCGTATTCGGCGCGGAACACGCCGCCGAGCGCCCGGGCGCGATCTTCCATCGTTTGCAGGCCGATCCCGGTCCCCGTGCGCTTACCCGATTCCCCTCCCAGCCAAGCACCCGAAGCAGAATCCGACTCCGGCGCACTGCCGTTGTCGTGGACGGTCAGTCGCCAAAAAGCCGGGTACTCGACCACCGAAACATGCACCCTCTCGGCATCGGAGTGCTTGGCGGCGTTCGCAAGCGATTCGCGCACGATCGCGATGAAACAGTATCCCACGGCAGACGGTACCTCTTCGGCTTTGTAGTCGAGCTCGACTTCGAGGGTACGGTCGCTTTCCGCTATGGAGGTGAGCTGGGTTCGCAGATCGAGGGATTCGTCGTGGAGGTCGTGCACGCTTCGCCGTACCGTATCGAGGGCCTCGTGCAGCGTCGCGCCAACCTGTTCGAGCTCGCCTTTCACCTGCGTCTCGTGCGCATGCACGACTTGAAGCGCTTCAATCTGCAAAACCGAGCGGGTGAGCAGGTGCCCTACGTTGTCGTGGATTTCGCGCGCTATGCGGCTGCGTTCGTTGAGCGTGGCCAGCGTGACTTCGTTATCTTGCTTCTCCAACAGGTCGCGGTTTTTGCGTTCGAGCGCCATCGAGGCTTCGTGCAATTCGTCGCGCAGCGCGAGGAAACGTACGCGCTCCCGCGCTCGCTGAGTCGTACGATACGACAGGGTGCACGCCACACCCGATGCGACGAACACGAATACGATGACGACAACGGGCAGCACATCGTTTGCCACAAGCGGGCATACAACCCAGCAAAACCTCATGATATACGATTCCGATCGCATGCAGTCGTACGCGATCAGGGGGACGAACAGGGAGAATTCGTGGACGAACAGCGCGATAACAACGTAGGCGACAAGCAGTGCACCACGCACCCGCTGCGGCACGGAAGGCCCTTCGGCGAAGCCGCTTATCGCAAGGGCAACGAGCAGTCCGACAACGTGGGATGCGGAAAACGGTATGAAGAGCATCACCGCCACGCAGCCCACCAGTACGATCGTTTTGTCCAAAAGCCGCTCCATCCGCCCATTGTAGCCGAAACGATCGCGCGCCGCTGGCGCGAACGTTCGGTTCGGCAGGGCGGCGCCGAGATGCCGCGCGCTTTGAGCGCCCACGGCCGGCTCGCATGCAGTGGCCCGCATTCTCACGCACGGCAC
Above is a genomic segment from Raoultibacter phocaeensis containing:
- the recJ gene encoding single-stranded-DNA-specific exonuclease RecJ; translated protein: MSAQFNILAADPAAVARLQQDLGLPHFVAATLVARGIGDPEAAREFLSPSLERDWLDPYLIPGLSDVADALEACIKERKHIVVFGDFDLDGISATATLTRGLRDLEAHVTPFIPLRFEEGYGLSAGAFERIQKLEPDFIVTVDCGIASKAEAEIVKAAGVGLAITDHHEPADLVPEGVPVADPKCETDCPSSILAGVGVALKLVQVLGGRLGKPHLWREYTDLATLGTVADLMPMRSENRALVADGLARMNKEPRPCIAALLATAGVTDKELTATNMSFSIIPRLNAAGRMGDAQAALDLLLFDDFEEASRKAEELETINDTRRTIEAELSEIAKVQAAELYHGQRALVVSGDGWHEGVKGIVASRLVNTYGVPALLFTVDGDEARGSGRSVGQVNLFKAVEGLGDLLTRFGGHEAAVGVTLPADKLPEFTERLCASLDELPPDSFHPRIEIDACVDLSELTLENVEALERLAPFGQENPVPRFLARDVTLTGCRAVGSEKNHFSCQLSDGKQSVSGIMFHCSDLESLMHCDSVVNAAFEVQIDEWRGRRSVKAMLKSIAPAKACAGLEACLNPENVSFVGDLYATSDAEICSDCRESAEAIEAYEAAREKNRAAWKERAAHDPASLKKAVVEALIGEGQLHASQQEVLDALADGASTLAVMATGRGKSLTFQVHAACEALLHNAASLFVYPLRALIADQAFHLSEALEPFGIASAVLTGENTPEERRQTFQALADGTCDIVLTTPEFLAYHADEFAAARRIGFVVVDEAHHIGLAKAGQRVAYAQMGALIAKLGDPVVLALTATASADVADAITSTLGIERTVLDATRRTNLDVDDQRNLKNRESYLANIIAGGEKTVIYVNSREQSVALARVLRKLAPHMAPLIGFYNAGLSRSDRKRIEELFRTDALAVLVATSAFGEGVNIPNIRHVVLYHMPFNEIEFNQMSGRAGRDGAAAAIHLLFGRGDASINEQILRDMTPDHDCLAQVYRELRRMQKESSEAYFTASNAELATIASENQHMPVSAASAACGVAVFRELGLIETHTAFVSGESMRSIRVRNTDSKVELTDSVRYREGLGEREIFHSFREWAIKSPTEKLHRRVSGPILPDNAC
- a CDS encoding helix-turn-helix domain-containing protein translates to MSFADNLVYLRQHYGVTQEALAEQLGVSRQTVSKWEANINFPETDKLLMLCDLYHTNLDDLMRGSVQIANVHDTELYDAHMNRHSLAVAAIPSLVLIGVGLLIMFDASGFPSNLSTVVLFMFIIAASIIGIVTGLGHTEFKRKHAGIDPHYPADVLDRFGRRFTAMIAIGVGIILLDVIALIGFSPENVDIVDLGFITFHFDLFMGPFLFVMAVAVGVLVYAGMQKEKYDRSEITYIAKDGTVKPNDPRTKTATELKRDHILGCICGAIMILAVVVFLVWGFLPSVGDFASGGFDKFELKEYIRGGYGGFAVSWIAFPVGGLLCAVVCVIGSALFKSNEELIAEARKENPWVKIEDDASVSDAPDPSHRNAH
- the thrC gene encoding threonine synthase, producing the protein MTQNRYIDTRGLCESPVPFTEAVVNGLADGGGLYVPEHLPHFTLDEILELADLSYAERAARIYRAFDIDLPADSIQALMGEAYGENFDDEDICPITSLDANTHVLELWHGPTSAFKDMALQCLPRFFSASAEALREQGAIDHDFLILVATSGDTGKAALEGFKDQDGVRIGVMYPHGGVSDIQYKQMATQAGQNVHVWAVRGNFDDCQSAAKAVFGDAAFNDELMATRKIALSSANSINWGRLLPQVVYYVSSYAVLAGSGKIEPGEHIDVCVPTGNFGNILAAWYAKQIGTPIDMLLCASNENRVLADFINTGTYDISEREFVLTPSPSMDILVSSNLERQLFELAGRDGTAIRTWMEDLREKRSFRIDENTFSKLRADFSADSIDSAACFAAIKEVFEHHNYLLDPHTAVAYQAAQGLRGENPVLIASTAHWAKFGENVYRALNDIEPGGALPADIAALSGCELNDLIATETGLDYIPANLANLDETEIRFTDIIDSAPADVEQAVEEFLDQR
- a CDS encoding winged helix-turn-helix domain-containing protein — translated: MADLSVLKPGIRLSIENPASESGSVFGRGIANLCLGVRETGSLNAAAKGMGMAYSKAWRIIKETEAALGVQLLDRDGAHGSTLTEAGDKILDAYIELDSRMNDMAEKALQELL
- a CDS encoding response regulator; protein product: MSTENAAIRVAIVDDDEFVRSSLATILSAERDIEVCATGSDGEEAARLFDEMAPDVLLMDIQMPGCDGLAGARRILGAHPEALIVFLTTFSDDEYIVEALRLGVRGYLIKQEVANIAPAIRSVAAGQSVLGGEIVGRVDSLMRDNHVESGAPGEADGGLSGWDAARAAGLSEREFEIVELIAQGFDNKEIAARAFMSEGTVRNHVSAILQKLALKNRTQLAVYYYRKLKGEPLA
- a CDS encoding sensor histidine kinase: MDKTIVLVGCVAVMLFIPFSASHVVGLLVALAISGFAEGPSVPQRVRGALLVAYVVIALFVHEFSLFVPLIAYDCMRSESYIMRFCWVVCPLVANDVLPVVVIVFVFVASGVACTLSYRTTQRARERVRFLALRDELHEASMALERKNRDLLEKQDNEVTLATLNERSRIAREIHDNVGHLLTRSVLQIEALQVVHAHETQVKGELEQVGATLHEALDTVRRSVHDLHDESLDLRTQLTSIAESDRTLEVELDYKAEEVPSAVGYCFIAIVRESLANAAKHSDAERVHVSVVEYPAFWRLTVHDNGSAPESDSASGAWLGGESGKRTGTGIGLQTMEDRARALGGVFRAEYERGFRIFVTIPKETA